A DNA window from Opisthocomus hoazin isolate bOpiHoa1 chromosome 31, bOpiHoa1.hap1, whole genome shotgun sequence contains the following coding sequences:
- the LOC142365069 gene encoding olfactory receptor 14A16-like yields the protein MSNSSSITQFLLLAFADTRELQLLTFCLFLGIYLAALLANGLIISAIACDHHLHTPMYFFLLNLALIDLGCISTTLPKAMANSLWDTRAISYTGCAAQLFFFFFLFSAEYALLTIMAYDRYVAICKPLHYWTLLGSRACVHMAAAAWATGFLHAFLHTANTFSIPLCHGNAVDQFFCEIPQILKLSCSDAYLREAGLLLVSCCLAFVCFVFIAVSYVQIFRAVLRIPSEQGCHKAFSMCLPHLAVVSLFLSTDMFSHLKPHSVSSQSLDLVFSFLYSVVPPAVNPLIYTMRNQELKASISPLFLFNEFKASAPLTCVSVTIGIMVQ from the exons atgtccaacagcagctccatcacacagttcctcctcctggcattcgcagacacacgggagctgcagctcttgaccttctgtctcttcctgggcatctacctggctgccctcctggccaACGGACTCATCATCtctgccatagcctgcgaccaccacctccacacccccatgtacttcttcctcctcaacctcgcCCTCATCGACCTGGGCTGCATCTCCACCACTCttcccaaagccatggccaattccctctgggacaccagAGCCATCTCCTACACGGGATGTGCTGcacagctcttttttttcttcttcttgttctCAGCAGAGTATGCCCTCCtaaccatcatggcctatgaccgctatgttgccatctgcaaacccctgcactattggaccctcctgggcagcagagcttgtgtccacatggcagcagctgcctgggccaCTGGGTTCCTCCATGCTTTTCTGCACACTGCCAACACATTTTCAATCCCCCTTTGccacggcaatgctgtggaccagtttttctgtgaaatcccacagatcctcaagctctcctgctcagatgcctacctcagggaagctggACTTCTCCTGGTTAGTTGCTGTTTagcttttgtctgttttgttttcattgcggtgtcctatgtgcagatcttcagggccgtgctgaggatcccttctgagcagggctgtcacaaagccttttccatgtgcctcccacacctggccgtggtctccctgtttctcagcactgACATGTTTTCCCATTTGAAGCCCCACTCTGTCTCCTCCCAATCCCTGGACctagtgttttcatttttgtactcggtggtgcctccagcagtgaaccccctgaTCTACACCATGAGGAACCAAGAGCTCAAGG CCTCTATATCTCccctgtttttatttaatgaatttaaagcaagcgctcCATTGACATGTGTAAGcgtcactattggcattatggtccagtaa